From Diospyros lotus cultivar Yz01 chromosome 4, ASM1463336v1, whole genome shotgun sequence, a single genomic window includes:
- the LOC127798926 gene encoding myb-related protein 2-like — protein sequence MYQYHHHHPPPQGKSLRPSSRACFAPERHLLLQGGNNGAAHGESGLVLSTDAKPRLRWTPDLHRRFVEAVNQLGGADKATPKSVLKLMGIPGLTLYHLKSHLQKYRLSKNLHGHVNGGTNKNGEKMSETNGTHTVSPSFGPQANKSLHISEAMQMQIEVQRRLHEQLEVQRHLQLRIEAQGKYLQAVLEKAQETLGRQNLGAVGLEVAKVQLSELASKVSTQRLNSNFSGVKSKELSSLCPQPNLTSQPTDCSMDSCLTSCEGLQSQREQDMHNSGMGLIAFNASATFEKKEADKEPRLRQTEHRWCTEDLIKENKKLVSSVNINTERSMFSIEMNSEDLSMGIGLQAAGKANSNSSFAERIFRGRDQDLNFVDPTINMTDSVQSENEKLSQGCKIPYFAPTLDLNVHDENDVALNCKQLDLNGFSWN from the exons ATGTATCAGTATCACCACCACCATCCTCCTCCTCAAGGAAAGAGCCTCCGCCCATCCTCGAGAGCATGTTTTGCTCCAGAAAGACATCTGTTATTGCAAGGAGGAAACAATGGTGCAGCCCATGGCGAATCTGGACTTGTACTTTCCACCGACGCCAAGCCTAGACTGAGATGGACGCCAGACCTCCACCGACGATTTGTAGAAGCAGTCAATCAACTCGGAGGAGCTGATA AGGCAACTCCCAAGTCGGTTTTAAAACTTATGGGAATTCCAGGACTTACATTATATCACTTAAAGAGCCATCTTCAG AAATACAGGCTCAGTAAGAATCTACATGGACACGTGAACGGTGGGACCAACAAAAATG GGGAGAAGATGTCCGAGACAAATGGAACTCACACAGTGAGTCCAAGCTTTGGACCCCAAGCAAATAA AAGCTTACATATAAGTGAAGCAATGCAAATGCAAATCGAAGTGCAAAGAAGACTACATGAGCAGCTTGAG GTACAGCGACACTTGCAGCTCCGAATAGAAGCTCAAGGGAAATATCTACAGGCAGTTTTGGAGAAAGCCCAGGAGACTCTTGGAAGACAGAACTTGGGAGCTGTAGGACTGGAGGTTGCCAAGGTTCAGCTTTCCGAGTTGGCGTCAAAAGTATCCACACAACGcttgaattcaaatttttcaGGGGTGAAATCGAAAGAATTGTCAAGTTTATGCCCACAGCCAAACCTGACATCTCAGCCTACAGATTGTTCGATGGACAGTTGCTTGACCTCCTGTGAAGGCTTGCAATCGCAAAGAGAACAAGATATGCACAATAGTGGAATGGGATTAATAGCTTTTAATGCCAgtgcaacttttgagaaaaaGGAGGCTGACAAGGAGCCTAGACTACGGCAGACTGAACATAGATGGTGCACTGAAGACCTGatcaaggaaaacaaaaaacttGTTTCCTCGGTGAACATAAACACAGAAAGATCCATGTTCTCTATAGAAATGAACTCTGAGGACTTATCCATGGGCATCGGTCTTCAAGCAGCTGGGAAGGCAAACAGCAACAGCAGCTTTGCCGAGAGGATATTTAGAGGAAGGGATCAGGATCTCAATTTCGTTGACCCTACCATCAATATGACAGATTCAGTTCAATCAGAAAATGAGAAGTTATCACAGGGATGTAAAATTCCTTATTTTGCGCCAACATTGGACCTAAATGTCCATGATGAAAATGATGTTGCTTTGAATTGCAAGCAACTAGACCTGAATGGTTTCAGCTGGAACTAA
- the LOC127799085 gene encoding uncharacterized protein LOC127799085, producing MDVREQRAWMYNRVAPNRRGITNEFICGVESFIHYVCARPQFTQDDETLRCPCVKCQCRKFLSVDDVKLHLYQKGFMAHYYYWTCHGEDEPPMESQVRTNAGAYNEAQGVYEDNPNPYDAMVMDGAGPSVRAHTLENEEEEPNVDAQDFYEMLDNARTPIYDGCTTHTELSTAMRMLGIKADFNLSEQCYNAWVQLINELMPEGNRMPNDFYRTKKMVSKLGLGFQKIDCCVNMCMLYFKDDTNAIECKFCHAPRYTSRKVGPGRRKDVPIKRMWYLPITPRLQRLYASKTTAGEMRWHYENPREPGVLSHPSDGEAWKHFDNVHPDFACEPRNIRLGLCADGFTPYGQSGKTYSCWPVIVTPYNLPP from the coding sequence ATGGACGTACGTGAGCAGCGAGCATGGATGTATAATAGAGTGGCACCTAATCGTCGAGGGATAACAAATGAGTTCATATGCGGAGTTGAGAGCTTCATACATTATGTATGTGCTCGACCACAGTTCACACAGGACGATGAGACCTTAAGGTGTCCGTGTGTTAAGTGTCAATGTAGAAAATTTCTAAGTGTGGATGATGTGAAGTTGCATCTTTATCAGAAGGGATTCATGGCCCATTACTATTACTGGACATGCCATGGGGAAGACGAGCCTCCCATGGAATCCCAGGTCCGAACGAATGCTGGTGCATATAATGAAGCACAAGGGGTTTACGAGGATAATCCAAATCCATATGATGCAATGGTGATGGATGGTGCAGGTCCTTCTGTTAGGGCACATACGttggaaaatgaagaagaagagcccAATGTAGATGCGCAAGACTTCTATGAAATGTTGGATAATGCAAGAACACCAATATATGATGGTTGCACTACTCACACCGAACTTTCTACAGCGATGAGGATGCTTGGTATTAAGGCTGATTTCAACTTATCTGAGCAATGCTATAATGCTTGGGTGCAACTAATAAATGAGTTGATGCCCGAAGGCAACCGGATGCCCAACGACTTTTACAGGACAAAGAAGATGGTTTCTAAGCTGGGCCTTGGGTTCCAAAAGATTGATTGTTGTGTTAATATGTGTATGCTTTATTTTAAAGATGATACAAATGCAATCGAGTGCAAGTTTTGTCATGCCCCACGATATACAAGCCGCAAGGTAGGTCCTGGGAGGCGAAAGGATGTTCCAATTAAACGGATGTGGTATTTACCTATAACACCTAGGCTCCAGAGGCTTTACGCGTCGAAGACAACAGCTGGGGAGATGAGATGGCACTATGAAAACCCACGGGAGCCTGGTGTGTTATCCCACCCATCTGATGGAGAAGCATGGAAGCACTTCGATAATGTGCATCCTGATTTTGCTTGTGAACCACGCAATATCAGGCTTGGGCTATGTGCTGATGGCTTCACACCATATGGTCAATCTGGGAAAACCTATTCATGTTGGCCTGTGATTGTCACTCCTTATAATCTTCCTCCATAG